The Rhodoluna lacicola genome includes the window GGTGTTGTATCCGCAATTTCCAAACACCGATGCCCCTCATCACGATGACTGGCAAGAACTTCTCTTAGCCGAGCTGGCGCTGCTTGAAGAAGCTGGCGAGGGAGAAAAGATTGTGATTGGTCACAGCCTTGGTTGTGTGAATTTCATTCGTGCCGCTGTGGATGGAAAAATTAGCAATCCCGTGGATCGTCTGCTTTTAGTAGCTCCCGCCGACCCAAACTTGCTAGATGAGGTGCCGGGCTTCAAGGTTGACCTAGCCAAATCAGCCACTAAAGCTGCCTTGGCTGCAGCAGTGAAGTCGCTAACCATTGTGGGCAGCGATGCCGACCCGTGGAGCCCAGATGGTGTTCAAGAAACCTTTGGTAAACACCTGGGAGTTGAGGCAATCATTATCGAAGGCGCACAGCACTTCAGGGCCGATGAGGGCTGGGGTCAGTGGCAGGGGCTGCTTGATTGGGTCAATGATCCGGCGGCCGACATCACGGTCCGCTAGCTTCCCTAGATTCGGTAGCGAGCAGCGATTTGCGATAAGCCTAGGTAGGCTAATGGAGTGCTCCCGATTTGCCCCAGGGACAAACTTCTAATTTAGGAATTTAACGATGCGTATTCTGCTCGTTGGTGCTGGTGGTGTTGGTGACGCAATCGCCAAAATCGCCGCTACTCGCAACTTTTATGAACTATTCGTGGTCTCTGACTACGACCTCTCACGCGCTGAGCGCACAATCGAATGGATTGCCAATCGACACGGCCGCGATGTTGCTGCCAAGTTCTTGGCAGCCAAGATTGATGCATCCAGTGCTGCAAATGTGACCGAGCTTTGCAAGGCGCACAAAGTTGATTTTGTGATCAACGCCGTTGAACCAAAATTCTTGCCCACTGTTTTCTCTGGTGCTTTCACTGCTGGGGTCAACTACCTTGACATGGCCATGAGTCTTTCTGAGCCGCACGAGGCTGATCCATTCCACTTACCGGGTATCAAACTTGGCGATGCGCAGTACGCACTGCACGATCAGTGGGAACGTGCTGGAAAACTTGCGCTGGTTGGTATGGGTGTTGAGCCGGGACTATCCAACGTTTTTGCGCGCTACGCCCAGGATTACCTATTCAGCGAAATCGATGAGTTGAGCATCAAAGACGGTGGCAATCTAACCGTGGTTGATGATCAGGGTAACGAAATTTTTGCGCCGTCATTCTCAATTTGGACCACCATCGAGGAATGCCTTAACCCGCCAACTATCTATGAGCGGTCAAAGGGTTGGTACACCACCCGTCCGTTTAGTGAGCCAGAGATTTTTGAATTCCCTGCCGGTATTGGTGCGGTGGAATGTGTGAACGTTGAACACGAAGAAATTTCAATGTTGCCGCGAAACATCAAGGCCAACCGGGTTACCTTTAAGTACGGTTTGGGCGAGGAGTTCATCGGTGTTTTGAAGACCCTGCACAAGCTGGGACTAGATGCAACCAAGTTGCAGCGCGTGCGTTCGGCGCAGGGTCCGGTTGATGTTGCGCCACGCGATATGGTGGCGGCGGTATTGCCGGATCCGGCAACCATTGGGCCACGCATGACCGGAAAGACCTGTGCCGGATTGTTGGTGACTGGTAAAGATAAGGACGGCCGCGACCGGGCGACCTACCTGTATCACGTTGCCGATAACGCCGAGACCATGGCCGACATTGAGGCGCAGTGCGTTGTTGCCCAAACGGCCTTCAACCCGCTAATTGCGCTTGAACTAATTGCTGAAGGAACCTGGAAGGGCGCCGGAGTTATGGGGCCAGAGGAGTTTGATGCCAAGCCTTTCCTTGATTTGATGAGTTCGTCTACCGGCTACAACATCAAGTGGGAGGCGCAGGAGCGCCTACCGGCAAGCCCGCTTCGTCACCCGTAGTTATTTTGCCGAGGTGAAGACAACGCCCCAGCTAGCTTTGAAGACCTGACCTGGTTCAAGCCAGATTAGGTCTTCTTTGGTATTGAAAGCATTTGCCGGTCCGGTCTGTGGCTCAATCGCGATGGCCTTGCGAAGGGTTGGGTCAGCGTTGTTGTGAAAATTGTCCGGGGTGAAAATAAACGAGTACTTGAATTCCGCTGATTGCCAAATGTCCAGCATTGAACCATCTGGGCTGCGCAAGAAGTGATGGGCAAGTCCGGAATCATCAAAAACTAGATCACCAAAGCCGTGATCAAAATCACAAGTTGATAGTTTGCGCCACTCGGAAATGTCGTATTGGGTTCCGGCGGTTGCAATTTTCTTGATTGGTATCTTGCGCTCGTTTACCAGGTTCACTGATCTTGCCGCTGACTTGATTTCAAGTTCTTGGGTTGGCGTTCCAGAAATTTGAAACAAGGGGTGCGCGCCAATTACAAAAGGTGCCCTTGCAGCACTTTGGTTGACTGCACTTTGAGTCACTGTGATTCCAGTTTCTGTCAGCTGATAAGAAATCGAGATTGTCAATTCAAATGGATAGCCAGCGCTAGCCGCCAGGCGGTAGCCAAGTTTCAGGTGAGACTCGCTCTGTTCGTCGATTTCAAAAATGACCTGACTAACCAATCCGTGAATTGCGTTATCTAGTTCGGCATCGGTTATTTCAAGCTGCAAAGCTATGCCATCTAGATTCCACTTGCCCCGGTCAATGCGATTTGCCCACGGGGCCATGACGATTCCGTCAGCGTATGGGTTTAGGTCGTGACCAGTGGTTGGCGTGATTATTTCAGTGCCAGAAACCGAGAGATTCTTTAGCGCCGCACCAACATTTGAGACGGTTGCTGTGACTTTGGATTTATCGGTGACTAGTGAAAGTTCAATAAATTTAGGCGCCGACATTTAGTTCAGATCAGGCTAGGTATGCGTTTGCGTAT containing:
- a CDS encoding RBBP9/YdeN family alpha/beta hydrolase, with the translated sequence MARVLIMHGWTNRRQENTWHRILTAALRKQGHQVLYPQFPNTDAPHHDDWQELLLAELALLEEAGEGEKIVIGHSLGCVNFIRAAVDGKISNPVDRLLLVAPADPNLLDEVPGFKVDLAKSATKAALAAAVKSLTIVGSDADPWSPDGVQETFGKHLGVEAIIIEGAQHFRADEGWGQWQGLLDWVNDPAADITVR
- a CDS encoding saccharopine dehydrogenase family protein, whose product is MRILLVGAGGVGDAIAKIAATRNFYELFVVSDYDLSRAERTIEWIANRHGRDVAAKFLAAKIDASSAANVTELCKAHKVDFVINAVEPKFLPTVFSGAFTAGVNYLDMAMSLSEPHEADPFHLPGIKLGDAQYALHDQWERAGKLALVGMGVEPGLSNVFARYAQDYLFSEIDELSIKDGGNLTVVDDQGNEIFAPSFSIWTTIEECLNPPTIYERSKGWYTTRPFSEPEIFEFPAGIGAVECVNVEHEEISMLPRNIKANRVTFKYGLGEEFIGVLKTLHKLGLDATKLQRVRSAQGPVDVAPRDMVAAVLPDPATIGPRMTGKTCAGLLVTGKDKDGRDRATYLYHVADNAETMADIEAQCVVAQTAFNPLIALELIAEGTWKGAGVMGPEEFDAKPFLDLMSSSTGYNIKWEAQERLPASPLRHP